Proteins encoded by one window of Bacillus rossius redtenbacheri isolate Brsri chromosome 14, Brsri_v3, whole genome shotgun sequence:
- the LOC134538816 gene encoding endo-polygalacturonase-like isoform X1: MSAQPLVWHAVFPQCVAATTTDGGETKTKGGNFNMQLKNHLTTFTIFSFMGFLTAQDLRNVTEPKNPQTCASLTASGSEDTRTIQKALDSCTKGKAVALSSGVFHSGPLVVPSGVSLLVDAGVTLKALTDPALYDLGSNKCGTLDEYGLGCTAFITIAKANGSGIYGKGTIDGQGDVVMTGKNQTWWELAHVAMVQGTYQNNPRLIQINDSTDITLYQITLKNSPYWTVYITNTNGLTAWGLTILAPASARNTDGIDPVGSQNVTIAHCHVSIGDDNVGISAVTAPARHISVVHNHFDHGNGLSIGSGTDHGVSDVFVSGVTFNGSKNGVHIKTNSVRGGIVSRISYRNLCVFNDVDSPIHLEMNYVHQTGNRVPRVYDVSIENMWVLRKGNYKFYGVSPSNQVSVSLKDVHITKGSKWLTNFANITGTVVEDANRITHCGYAGNAIFSD; the protein is encoded by the coding sequence gtggcaATTTCAACATGCAGCTAAAAAATCATCTAACAACCTTCACAATATTTTCCTTCATGGGTTTTTTAACTGCACAAGACCTACGAAATGTCACAGAACCCAAGAATCCTCAGACCTGTGCCTCGCTGACAGCAAGTGGTTCAGAAGACACCAGAACCATACAGAAGGCTCTCGACTCCTGCACCAAGGGAAAAGCGGTCGCATTGTCGTCTGGGGTATTTCATTCCGGTCCACTTGTGGTTCCTTCAGGTGTCAGTCTCTTGGTTGACGCTGGAGTGACCTTAAAGGCTCTCACGGATCCTGCACTGTACGACCTGGGCTCGAACAAGTGCGGCACTCTGGACGAGTACGGTCTCGGCTGCACGGCCTTCATCACGATAGCCAAGGCCAACGGCAGTGGGATCTACGGCAAAGGCACAATCGATGGACAAGGAGATGTGGTTATGACTGGGAAAAACCAAACCTGGTGGGAACTTGCTCATGTTGCAATGGTACAGGGTACCTATCAGAACAACCCAAGGCTCATACAGATAAACGACTCCACGGACATCACGTTGTACCAGATCACGCTGAAGAACTCTCCGTACTGGACGGTGTACATCACCAACACAAACGGCCTGACGGCGTGGGGGCTCACCATCCTGGCGCCGGCGAGCGCGCGGAACACAGACGGCATCGACCCCGTCGGCTCGCAGAACGTCACCATCGCCCACTGCCACGTCAGCATCGGCGACGACAACGTGGGCATCTCGGCTGTGACCGCGCCGGCCAGACACATCTCCGTGGTCCACAACCACTTCGACCACGGGAACGGACTGTCCATCGGCAGCGGCACCGACCACGGGGTCAGCGACGTGTTTGTGTCCGGAGTGACCTTCAACGGCTCCAAGAACGGAGTGCACATCAAGACCAACAGCGTTCGAGGTGGGATAGTGTCCCGGATTTCCTACAGGAACCTCTGTGTTTTTAATGATGTCGATAGTCCCATTCACTTGGAGATGAACTATGTCCACCAAACAGGTAACCGCGTGCCAAGGGTTTACGACGTTAGCATCGAGAACATGTGGGTGCTAAGAAAAGGTAACTACAAATTCTATGGTGTTAGTCCATCCAACCAAGTTTCTGTCAGTTTGAAAGACGTACATATCACCAAAGGTTCAAAATGGTTGACGAATTTTGCCAATATTACTGGAACTGTGGTAGAAGAtgctaacagaataacacattgTGGATATGCTGGAAATGCAATATTTTCTGACTAA
- the LOC134538816 gene encoding endo-polygalacturonase-like isoform X2, with translation MQLKNHLTTFTIFSFMGFLTAQDLRNVTEPKNPQTCASLTASGSEDTRTIQKALDSCTKGKAVALSSGVFHSGPLVVPSGVSLLVDAGVTLKALTDPALYDLGSNKCGTLDEYGLGCTAFITIAKANGSGIYGKGTIDGQGDVVMTGKNQTWWELAHVAMVQGTYQNNPRLIQINDSTDITLYQITLKNSPYWTVYITNTNGLTAWGLTILAPASARNTDGIDPVGSQNVTIAHCHVSIGDDNVGISAVTAPARHISVVHNHFDHGNGLSIGSGTDHGVSDVFVSGVTFNGSKNGVHIKTNSVRGGIVSRISYRNLCVFNDVDSPIHLEMNYVHQTGNRVPRVYDVSIENMWVLRKGNYKFYGVSPSNQVSVSLKDVHITKGSKWLTNFANITGTVVEDANRITHCGYAGNAIFSD, from the coding sequence ATGCAGCTAAAAAATCATCTAACAACCTTCACAATATTTTCCTTCATGGGTTTTTTAACTGCACAAGACCTACGAAATGTCACAGAACCCAAGAATCCTCAGACCTGTGCCTCGCTGACAGCAAGTGGTTCAGAAGACACCAGAACCATACAGAAGGCTCTCGACTCCTGCACCAAGGGAAAAGCGGTCGCATTGTCGTCTGGGGTATTTCATTCCGGTCCACTTGTGGTTCCTTCAGGTGTCAGTCTCTTGGTTGACGCTGGAGTGACCTTAAAGGCTCTCACGGATCCTGCACTGTACGACCTGGGCTCGAACAAGTGCGGCACTCTGGACGAGTACGGTCTCGGCTGCACGGCCTTCATCACGATAGCCAAGGCCAACGGCAGTGGGATCTACGGCAAAGGCACAATCGATGGACAAGGAGATGTGGTTATGACTGGGAAAAACCAAACCTGGTGGGAACTTGCTCATGTTGCAATGGTACAGGGTACCTATCAGAACAACCCAAGGCTCATACAGATAAACGACTCCACGGACATCACGTTGTACCAGATCACGCTGAAGAACTCTCCGTACTGGACGGTGTACATCACCAACACAAACGGCCTGACGGCGTGGGGGCTCACCATCCTGGCGCCGGCGAGCGCGCGGAACACAGACGGCATCGACCCCGTCGGCTCGCAGAACGTCACCATCGCCCACTGCCACGTCAGCATCGGCGACGACAACGTGGGCATCTCGGCTGTGACCGCGCCGGCCAGACACATCTCCGTGGTCCACAACCACTTCGACCACGGGAACGGACTGTCCATCGGCAGCGGCACCGACCACGGGGTCAGCGACGTGTTTGTGTCCGGAGTGACCTTCAACGGCTCCAAGAACGGAGTGCACATCAAGACCAACAGCGTTCGAGGTGGGATAGTGTCCCGGATTTCCTACAGGAACCTCTGTGTTTTTAATGATGTCGATAGTCCCATTCACTTGGAGATGAACTATGTCCACCAAACAGGTAACCGCGTGCCAAGGGTTTACGACGTTAGCATCGAGAACATGTGGGTGCTAAGAAAAGGTAACTACAAATTCTATGGTGTTAGTCCATCCAACCAAGTTTCTGTCAGTTTGAAAGACGTACATATCACCAAAGGTTCAAAATGGTTGACGAATTTTGCCAATATTACTGGAACTGTGGTAGAAGAtgctaacagaataacacattgTGGATATGCTGGAAATGCAATATTTTCTGACTAA